In Anabas testudineus chromosome 12, fAnaTes1.2, whole genome shotgun sequence, one genomic interval encodes:
- the LOC113158957 gene encoding tubulin beta-4B chain has product MREIVHLQAGQCGNQIGAKFWEVISDEHGIDPSGTYHGDSDLQLERINVYYNEATGGKYVPRAVLVDLEPGTMDSVRSGPFGQVFRPDNFVFGQSGAGNNWAKGHYTEGAELVDSVLDVVRKEAESCDCLQGFQLTHSLGGGTGSGMGTLLISKIREEYPDRIMNTFSVVPSPKVSDTVVEPYNATLSVHQLVENTDETYCIDNEALYDICFRTLKLTTPTYGDLNHLVSATMSGVTTCLRFPGQLNADLRKLAVNMVPFPRLHFFMPGFAPLTSRGSQQYRALTVPELTQQMFDAKNMMAACDPRHGRYLTVAAIFRGRMSMKEVDEQMLNVQNKNSSYFVEWIPNNVKTAVCDIPPRGLKMAATFIGNSTAIQELFKRISEQFTAMFRRKAFLHWYTGEGMDEMEFTEAESNMNDLVSEYQQYQDATAEEEGEFEEEGEEDIA; this is encoded by the exons ATGAGGGAAATCGTTCACCTGCAGGCTGGCCAGTGTGGAAACCAGATTGGAGCCAAG TTCTGGGAGGTGATAAGTGACGAACATGGCATCGACCCGTCCGGGACATACCACGGGGACAGCGACCTGCAGTTGGAGCGAATCAACGTCTATTACAACGAGGCAACAG GTGGCAAGTATGTCCCTCGTGCAGTGCTAGTGGATCTGGAGCCTGGCACAATGGACTCTGTGAGATCCGGTCCATTTGGCCAAGTCTTTAGACCAGACAACTTTGTCTTTG GTCAGAGCGGCGCAGGTAATAACTGGGCTAAAGGCCACTACACTGAGGGAGCTGAACTGGTGGACTCAGTCCTGGATGTTGTgaggaaggaggcagagagctGTGACTGTCTCCAGGGCTTCCAGCTCACACACTCCCTGGGTGGAGGCACAGGCTCTGGTATGGGTACACTGCTCATCAGTAAGATCCGTGAGGAGTACCCAGACCGCATCATGAACACTTTCAGCGTGGTACCATCACCTAAG GTGTCAGACACAGTGGTGGAGCCATACAATGCCACCCTCTCTGTCCACCAGCTGGTAGAGAACACAGACGAGACGTATTGCATTGATAATGAGGCCCTGTATGACATCTGTTTCCGCACGCTGAAACTCACCACACCTACCTACGGTGATCTCAACCACCTTGTCTCAGCCACTATGAGTGGGGTGACCACCTGCCTGCGTTTCCCTGGCCAGCTCAATGCTGACCTGAGGAAACTGGCTGTCAACATGGTGCCTTTCCCTAGGCTGCACTTCTTCATGCCAGGCTTTGCTCCCCTCACCAGCCGAGGCAGCCAGCAGTACAG GGCACTGACTGTTCCTGAGCTCACCCAGCAGATGTTTGATGCCAAGAACATGATGGCAGCTTGCGACCCACGTCACGGTCGCTACCTTACAGTTGCAGCCATTTTCCGTGGCCGCATGTCCATGAAGGAAGTGGATGAGCAGATGCTGAATGTGCAGAACAAGAACAGCAGCTACTTTGTGGAATGGATCCCCAACAACGTCAAGACGGCCGTCTGCGACATCCCTCCACGTGGCCTCAAGATGGCCGCTACCTTCATTGGCAACAGCACGGCCATCCAGGAGCTGTTTAAGCGCATCTCAGAGCAGTTCACCGCTATGTTCCGCCGCAAAGCCTTCCTCCACTG gTACACGGGTGAGGGTATGGATGAGATGGAGTTCACAGAGGCTGAGAGCAACATGAATGACCTGGTGTCTGAGTATCAACAGTACCAGGATGCCACTGCTGAGGAAGAGGGAGAGTTTGAGGAGGAGGGCGAAGAGGACATAGCCTAG